The following proteins are encoded in a genomic region of Garra rufa chromosome 22, GarRuf1.0, whole genome shotgun sequence:
- the LOC141298108 gene encoding beta-1,3-N-acetylglucosaminyltransferase radical fringe-like isoform X1: MHLSHVGTNKTCFLLSLAFCALLVLLIPSLQPPQRQTDLPQPRPRAKPAGAGAGAGAGRRRDLYGNPGQGSGDAKDGRFIHPLPPAERPEDQPRMLEGDAARASSPGARSKDSLELRDIFIAVKTTRKYHKSRLQLLSQTWVSRAKEQTFIFTDIEDKDLRQKAGLNIINTNCSAAHTRQALCCKMSVEYDKFIESQKKWFCHMDDDNYVILSSLLELLSSYSHTQDVYLGRPSLDHPIEAAERVKSDGSVSVKFWFATGGAGFCISRGLALKMSPWASLGNFITTAEKIRLPDDCTIGYIIEALLEVPLTHTGLFHSHLENLQRLPTDNILQQVTLSYGGFENRRNVVNVGGAFSLAEDPTRFKTLHCLLYPETEWCPRKSRH, translated from the exons ATGCACTTATCCCATGTCGGCACCAACAAAACCTGCTTCCTGCTTTCCCTGGCGTTCTGCGCCCTACTGGTGCTCCTCATCCCCTCCTTACAACCTCCTCAGCGTCAGACGGATCTGCCCCAACCCAGGCCCCGTGCCAAGCCCGCCGGAGCCGGAGCCGGAGCCGGAGCCGGACGCAGGCGTGACCTTTACGGGAACCCCGGCCAAGGAAGCGGCGATGCCAAGGACGGCCGTTTCATTCACCCGCTTCCTCCCGCGGAGCGACCCGAGGACCAGCCGAGGATGTTGGAGGGAGACGCTGCACGCGCCAGCTCCCCTGGGGCCCGCTCCAAAGACTCTTTGGAGTTGAGAGACATTTTTATTGCCGTTAAGACCACCAGGAAATATCACAAGTCCAGACTGCAGCTCCTGTCCCAGACATGGGTGTCCAGAGCCAAGGAACAG ACGTTTATCTTCACTGATATCGAGGATAAAGATCTCAGACAGAAAGCAG ggCTGAACATCATCAACACCAACTGCTCTGCGGCTCATACGCGTCAGGCCCTGTGCTGCAAGATGTCTGTGGAGTATGACAAGTTCATCGAGTCACAGAAAAA gTGGTTCTGTCACATGGATGATGATAACTACGTGATCCTGTCCAGTTTGCTGGAGCTGCTGTCGTCCTATTCTCACACACAGGATGTGTATCTGGGCAGACCCAGTCTGGATCATCCCATAGAGGCCGCTGAGAGGGTCAAGAGCGACGGATCG GTCTCAGTCAAGTTCTGGTTCGCCACTGGAGGAGCTGGATTCTGCATCAGCCGAGGTTTAGCTCTCAAGATGAGTCCATGGGCGAG tctTGGAAACTTCATTACGACTGCGGAGAAGATCCGGCTCCCGGACGACTGTACGATCGGTTATATCATCGAGGCTCTGCTGGAGGTTCCTCTGACTCACACAGGCCTGTTCCACTCACACCTGGAGAACCTGCAGAGACTCCCCACAGACAACATACTCCAGCAG GTGACCCTCAGTTATGGTGGATTTGAGAACAGGAGGAATGTGGTCAATGTTGGAGGAGCGTTCTCATTGGCTGAAGATCCGACACG GTTTAAAACGCTTCACTGCCTGCTCTATCCAGAAACAGAGTGGTGCCCACGCAAGAGTCGTCACTGA
- the LOC141298108 gene encoding beta-1,3-N-acetylglucosaminyltransferase radical fringe-like isoform X2: MHLSHVGTNKTCFLLSLAFCALLVLLIPSLQPPQRQTDLPQPRPRAKPAGAGAGAGAGRRRDLYGNPGQGSGDAKDGRFIHPLPPGDAARASSPGARSKDSLELRDIFIAVKTTRKYHKSRLQLLSQTWVSRAKEQTFIFTDIEDKDLRQKAGLNIINTNCSAAHTRQALCCKMSVEYDKFIESQKKWFCHMDDDNYVILSSLLELLSSYSHTQDVYLGRPSLDHPIEAAERVKSDGSVSVKFWFATGGAGFCISRGLALKMSPWASLGNFITTAEKIRLPDDCTIGYIIEALLEVPLTHTGLFHSHLENLQRLPTDNILQQVTLSYGGFENRRNVVNVGGAFSLAEDPTRFKTLHCLLYPETEWCPRKSRH; the protein is encoded by the exons ATGCACTTATCCCATGTCGGCACCAACAAAACCTGCTTCCTGCTTTCCCTGGCGTTCTGCGCCCTACTGGTGCTCCTCATCCCCTCCTTACAACCTCCTCAGCGTCAGACGGATCTGCCCCAACCCAGGCCCCGTGCCAAGCCCGCCGGAGCCGGAGCCGGAGCCGGAGCCGGACGCAGGCGTGACCTTTACGGGAACCCCGGCCAAGGAAGCGGCGATGCCAAGGACGGCCGTTTCATTCACCCGCTTCCTCCC GGAGACGCTGCACGCGCCAGCTCCCCTGGGGCCCGCTCCAAAGACTCTTTGGAGTTGAGAGACATTTTTATTGCCGTTAAGACCACCAGGAAATATCACAAGTCCAGACTGCAGCTCCTGTCCCAGACATGGGTGTCCAGAGCCAAGGAACAG ACGTTTATCTTCACTGATATCGAGGATAAAGATCTCAGACAGAAAGCAG ggCTGAACATCATCAACACCAACTGCTCTGCGGCTCATACGCGTCAGGCCCTGTGCTGCAAGATGTCTGTGGAGTATGACAAGTTCATCGAGTCACAGAAAAA gTGGTTCTGTCACATGGATGATGATAACTACGTGATCCTGTCCAGTTTGCTGGAGCTGCTGTCGTCCTATTCTCACACACAGGATGTGTATCTGGGCAGACCCAGTCTGGATCATCCCATAGAGGCCGCTGAGAGGGTCAAGAGCGACGGATCG GTCTCAGTCAAGTTCTGGTTCGCCACTGGAGGAGCTGGATTCTGCATCAGCCGAGGTTTAGCTCTCAAGATGAGTCCATGGGCGAG tctTGGAAACTTCATTACGACTGCGGAGAAGATCCGGCTCCCGGACGACTGTACGATCGGTTATATCATCGAGGCTCTGCTGGAGGTTCCTCTGACTCACACAGGCCTGTTCCACTCACACCTGGAGAACCTGCAGAGACTCCCCACAGACAACATACTCCAGCAG GTGACCCTCAGTTATGGTGGATTTGAGAACAGGAGGAATGTGGTCAATGTTGGAGGAGCGTTCTCATTGGCTGAAGATCCGACACG GTTTAAAACGCTTCACTGCCTGCTCTATCCAGAAACAGAGTGGTGCCCACGCAAGAGTCGTCACTGA
- the LOC141298396 gene encoding alpha-sarcoglycan-like: MADKGSWALAITACAAGFLLVRADIITDAPAGQLFVYELHREVFQSEFEPFHKVFGHVYNDPMVFKCNKERFPDLPRWLRFTQRDPYENGFLYGTPLPQDHGRNIIEIFVINKRSYDTSKERLVINVGPAVKRMPYQAEFLIERREIEKVLPAAVQEEIRLDVQNLWGTGRLDFVNITSALDRGGRVPLPLPGYFEGVYVKLGSDQPFSKCMLRLETPEHQRECESGGKISGDCSTCTNPINCISWCRSALFDLSKPVPPAPVPTVGSGVLEWGGEFSPPESPPDRDFFPDYIVTIIVPLALVVILCVLLAYIMCCRREGLVKRNAKTPDLQLYHHHTIQDNASELRRMATGDRRTVDRPRQCLQPLLMAEQAMAES, encoded by the exons ATGGCAGACAAAGGGAGCTGGGCTTTGGCAATAACAG CCTGCGCCGCTGGTTTTCTGTTGGTGCGGGCCGACATTATCACAGATGCTCCGGCCGGTCAGCTGTTTGTCTATGAGCTGCACAGAGAAGTTTTCCAGAGCGAATTTGAGCCTTTTCATAAAGTCTTCG GTCATGTTTATAATGATCCCATGGTGTTTAAATGCAATAAGGAGCGATTCCCAGATCTGCCCCGCTGGCTCCGCTTCACCCAGAGAGACCCGTATGAGAACGGATTCCTGTACGGGACGCCGCTGCCGCAGGACCATGGCAGGAACATCATCGAG ATTTTCGTGATCAACAAGCGGAGTTATGACACGTCTAAAGAGAGGCTGGTGATAAACGTGGGTCCTGCAG TAAAGCGGATGCCGTATCAGGCCGAGTTCTTGATCGAGCGCAGAGAGATTGAGAAAGTGCTGCCCGCTGCTGTTCAGGAGGAGATCAGGCTGGACGTTCAGAACCTGTGGGGAACCGGCAGACTGGATTTCGTCAACATCACCTCAGCTCTGGACAGAGGTGGCCGCGTCCCACTGCCTCTGCCGGGATATTTTGAGGG TGTGTATGTGAAACTGGGTTCAGACCAGCCCTTTTCCAAATGCATGCTGCGCCTGGAGACGCCGGAGCATCAGAGAGAGTGTGAGTCTGGAGGGAAGATCAGTGGAGACTGCAGTACCTGCACAAACCCCATCAACTGCATCAGCTGGTGCAGATCTGCTCTG TTTGATCTGTCCAAACCTGTTCCTCCGGCTCCGGTCCCTACCGTGGGCTCAGGTGTTCTGGAGTGGGGTGGAGAGTTCAGTCCTCCGGAGTCTCCTCCTGACAGAGATTTCTTCCCTGACTACATTGTCACCATCATCGTTCCACTGGCTCTGGTTGTGATCCTCTGTGTCCTCCTGGCCTACATCATGTGCTGCAGGAGAGAGGGACT TGTGAAACGAAACGCCAAGACTCCTGA TCTGCAGCTGTATCATCACCACACCATCCAGGATAACGCCAGCGAGCTGCGCAGGATGGCCACCGGCGACAGGCGAACCGTGGACCGTCCTCGACAATGTTTACAGCCGCTCCTGATGGCGGAGCAGGCGATGGCGGAGAGCTGA